In Qipengyuania psychrotolerans, one DNA window encodes the following:
- a CDS encoding sterol desaturase family protein, with protein MEIFVQSFKSTFSLLFLAGLCFGTLALVVKRTQIIPAMERGRKEFLTSLALMIINLAILAPFFALPSGAIREFLGMSERFAGFWANVPELLTLLGAFLVYDFVIYVRHRLEHSPMLWRIHATHHADTALSWLTVQRKHPLSKLLSVCVDLSLLLLLGFPQWSIGAAGVGIAFWGFFVHCDVPWTLGIFGRVFLSPAAHRLHHIRDEALMGTNFGNTLTLWDKMFGTYCDPKPYIGCETGIEEGTRSIGGELLRPFEKRYWTRKPAKPEEESEAVA; from the coding sequence ATGGAAATTTTCGTACAGTCATTCAAAAGCACTTTCAGCCTGCTATTTTTGGCTGGACTATGCTTTGGAACGCTCGCTTTGGTGGTGAAGCGGACACAGATTATCCCGGCCATGGAACGTGGCCGCAAGGAATTCCTCACCAGTCTGGCGCTGATGATCATCAATTTGGCGATCCTTGCGCCGTTCTTTGCCTTGCCGAGCGGAGCGATCCGCGAGTTCCTTGGCATGAGCGAGCGTTTCGCCGGATTCTGGGCGAATGTTCCCGAACTGCTGACGCTGCTTGGTGCGTTCCTGGTCTATGATTTCGTTATTTACGTCAGGCACAGGCTGGAGCATTCACCAATGCTGTGGCGCATCCATGCGACACATCATGCCGATACGGCGCTCTCGTGGCTGACCGTTCAACGAAAACACCCGCTCAGCAAACTCCTCAGCGTTTGCGTCGATCTTTCGCTCTTGCTGCTGCTTGGCTTCCCGCAATGGTCGATCGGTGCTGCGGGCGTAGGCATAGCGTTCTGGGGCTTCTTTGTTCACTGCGATGTGCCATGGACGCTCGGCATATTTGGCCGGGTTTTCCTCTCGCCTGCAGCACACCGCCTACATCACATCCGTGATGAGGCGCTGATGGGCACAAACTTCGGAAATACTCTCACGCTGTGGGACAAGATGTTCGGTACATACTGTGATCCCAAGCCGTACATCGGATGCGAGACCGGGATCGAGGAAGGCACGCGGTCCATTGGCGGCGAATTGCTCCGTCCGTTCGAAAAGCGGTATTGGACGCGAAAACCGGCGAAGCCAGAAGAAGAAAGCGAAGCGGTCGCTTAA
- a CDS encoding ATP-dependent helicase, which produces MPDLPEPSEVAETGTIPPYAAMLNAPQREAVLTTEGPVLMLAGAGTGKTAALTARLAHLIATRRAWPSEILCVTFTNKAAREMRERVGRHIGDAVEGMPWLGTFHSIGARMLRRHAELVGLQSNYTILDTDDQLRLLKQIIQEQELDEKRWPARQLAGLIDRWKNRGLNPGDLDSIENEAYANGHGTKFYKLYQDRLKALNACDFGDLLLHILNIFRKHHDVLTQYQQRFKYILVDEYQDTNQVQYLWLRLLAQERKNICVVGDDDQSIYSWRGAEVANILRFEKDFPGAAVVKLEQNYRSTPQILAAASGLINANSERLGKTLWTDLPAGEKVRVVGIWDGPEEARRVGEDIERLESEGAPLDEVAILVRAQYQTREFEDRFIQIGLNYRIVGGFRFYERAEIRDMLAYLRVISQPADDLAFERIYNQPKRGLGAKTLEAMRRHARRTQSPLAAASLDLADSDELPARARNTMISLLGQFVHWREQVDKITPSELLRIVASESGYEEMLQKDRSPESAGRLENITELARAMEDYETLGEFLEHVGLVMDNDRANDGEKVTIMTMHAAKGLEFNHVFLPGWEEGVFPSQRSIDEGGLASLEEERRLAYVAITRAKRRCTILHAANRRIYGQWTSSIPSRFIEELPDEFIESETTMSGGASLWRANWSENDDPFAHVSINRPDRSTARGPGWQRAISTGYDATPKKLAETGRSAASFAAKPRTDIAIGARVFHDKFGYGVVTDQEGNKLTIEFEQAGEKRVLDSFVKPTGD; this is translated from the coding sequence ATGCCTGATCTCCCAGAACCCAGCGAAGTGGCCGAGACCGGCACGATTCCGCCTTATGCGGCCATGCTAAACGCGCCTCAGCGCGAAGCTGTGTTGACGACTGAAGGGCCAGTGCTGATGCTGGCCGGAGCAGGTACTGGCAAGACAGCGGCGCTGACTGCACGTCTGGCGCACCTTATCGCCACACGGCGTGCCTGGCCTTCCGAAATCCTCTGCGTGACCTTCACCAACAAGGCTGCCCGCGAAATGCGCGAACGCGTGGGGCGTCATATAGGCGATGCCGTAGAAGGAATGCCGTGGCTTGGCACATTCCATTCGATCGGTGCCCGCATGCTGCGCCGCCATGCCGAGCTGGTCGGGCTTCAGAGCAATTACACGATCCTCGACACCGATGATCAACTTCGACTGCTCAAGCAGATCATTCAAGAACAGGAGCTGGATGAAAAACGCTGGCCTGCGCGCCAACTTGCCGGACTGATCGATCGCTGGAAGAACCGGGGGCTCAATCCCGGCGATCTCGATTCAATCGAGAACGAGGCCTACGCCAACGGCCACGGCACCAAGTTCTACAAGCTGTACCAGGACCGGCTGAAGGCCCTGAATGCCTGCGACTTCGGTGATCTGTTGCTGCACATTCTGAACATCTTCCGCAAACATCATGACGTGCTGACCCAGTATCAGCAGCGCTTCAAGTACATCCTGGTCGACGAATATCAGGACACCAACCAAGTCCAGTATCTCTGGCTGCGCTTGCTCGCCCAGGAGCGCAAGAATATTTGCGTCGTAGGCGATGATGACCAGTCGATCTATTCATGGCGCGGCGCGGAAGTGGCGAACATCCTGCGCTTCGAGAAGGATTTTCCCGGCGCTGCGGTAGTCAAGCTGGAGCAGAACTATCGCTCCACACCGCAAATCCTCGCAGCCGCATCCGGGCTGATCAACGCCAATAGCGAGCGACTGGGCAAGACACTGTGGACGGATCTTCCCGCTGGCGAGAAGGTGCGGGTCGTCGGCATCTGGGACGGTCCGGAAGAAGCGCGCCGCGTAGGCGAGGATATCGAACGCCTGGAATCCGAAGGCGCCCCGCTGGATGAAGTCGCGATCCTCGTGCGCGCCCAGTACCAGACCCGCGAATTCGAGGACCGGTTCATCCAGATCGGCCTGAACTACCGCATCGTGGGCGGTTTTCGTTTCTACGAGCGTGCCGAAATCCGCGATATGCTGGCCTATCTGCGGGTCATCTCGCAACCAGCCGACGATCTGGCGTTTGAGCGTATCTACAACCAGCCCAAGCGCGGGCTCGGCGCAAAGACATTGGAAGCGATGCGTCGTCATGCCCGGCGAACCCAGTCACCGCTGGCCGCCGCTTCTCTCGACCTTGCTGACAGCGACGAGCTTCCCGCTCGGGCGCGCAACACGATGATCAGCTTGCTGGGTCAGTTCGTTCACTGGCGCGAGCAGGTGGACAAGATCACGCCGTCCGAACTGCTCCGCATTGTTGCCTCGGAAAGCGGCTATGAAGAAATGCTCCAGAAGGACCGCAGCCCGGAAAGCGCTGGCCGGCTGGAGAATATCACAGAGCTTGCCCGCGCGATGGAAGACTACGAAACGCTGGGCGAGTTTCTCGAGCACGTCGGCCTCGTCATGGATAACGACCGCGCCAACGACGGCGAAAAGGTCACCATCATGACGATGCACGCTGCCAAGGGCCTCGAATTTAATCATGTGTTCCTGCCCGGGTGGGAAGAAGGCGTTTTCCCGAGCCAGCGTTCGATTGACGAGGGCGGTCTTGCCAGCCTCGAAGAAGAGCGCCGTCTGGCCTATGTCGCCATTACCCGCGCCAAGCGCCGATGTACGATCCTGCATGCGGCAAATAGGCGGATTTACGGCCAGTGGACAAGCTCGATCCCGAGCCGGTTCATCGAGGAATTGCCGGACGAGTTCATCGAGAGCGAAACAACGATGTCGGGCGGCGCGTCACTTTGGCGTGCGAATTGGAGCGAGAATGACGATCCCTTCGCCCATGTCTCCATAAATCGCCCCGATCGTTCGACTGCGCGCGGTCCTGGCTGGCAGCGGGCAATCTCCACCGGCTATGATGCGACGCCGAAAAAGCTTGCCGAAACCGGTCGCAGCGCCGCAAGTTTCGCAGCAAAACCGCGAACCGATATCGCCATTGGCGCGCGCGTTTTTCACGATAAGTTCGGGTACGGTGTGGTCACCGATCAGGAAGGCAACAAGCTGACAATCGAGTTCGAGCAGGCAGGCGAAAAACGCGTGCTCGACAGTTTCGTCAAACCGACAGGCGATTAA
- the rsmD gene encoding 16S rRNA (guanine(966)-N(2))-methyltransferase RsmD: protein MRIIAGDWRGRKLAAPKGDVTRPTADRTRETLFNILNSRLGSFEDLSVVDLFAGSGALGLEALSRGAAHCLFVEQEADAVKTIRANVSALDAHKRATVQQGSVMSLGPAKGEHDLILLDPPYESGAGMVALDRMKRLGWIGPATLIALETAHYEKVSVKGLEIIDDRRVGKARISFMKLSTEAENSPPED from the coding sequence ATGAGAATTATCGCAGGCGACTGGCGCGGCCGAAAACTTGCTGCGCCCAAGGGTGATGTCACCAGGCCAACAGCCGATCGCACCCGCGAAACCCTGTTCAATATTCTGAATAGCCGCTTGGGCAGTTTCGAAGACCTGTCTGTAGTGGACCTGTTTGCCGGTTCAGGCGCCCTTGGGCTCGAGGCTCTGTCCCGCGGTGCCGCGCATTGCCTGTTCGTCGAGCAGGAAGCCGATGCGGTCAAAACGATCCGCGCCAATGTCAGCGCACTCGATGCCCACAAGCGTGCAACAGTTCAGCAGGGATCAGTAATGAGCCTGGGACCAGCGAAGGGCGAGCATGACTTGATCCTGCTGGACCCTCCGTACGAATCCGGCGCAGGCATGGTCGCCCTCGACCGGATGAAGCGGCTTGGATGGATTGGCCCTGCTACTCTGATCGCGCTCGAAACTGCGCATTACGAGAAAGTGTCGGTGAAAGGTCTGGAGATTATCGACGACCGCCGCGTCGGCAAGGCCAGGATCAGTTTCATGAAGCTAAGCACCGAAGCGGAAAATTCGCCGCCGGAAGATTAA
- a CDS encoding DEAD/DEAH box helicase: MNFADLGLSPDLLKAVADAGYSEPTPIQAQAIPPILMMKDIIGIAQTGTGKTASFVLPMIDVMASGRRRALMPRSLILAPTRELAAQVAENFEKYGKNHDLKLALLIGGVQMGDQVKALNEGVDVLIATPGRLMDLFERGKILLNGCELLVIDEADRMLDMGFIPDIEFICSKLPETRQTMLFSATMPPPIEKLAKKFLQNPKRIEVSRAATTNKDITAFKIPVQSRQKRETLRWLLKNDHVETAIIFANRKTTVRELNKSLQQHGFSSSEIHGDMDQSSRIKELDRFKAGEVNILVASDVAARGLDVKGVSHVFNFDTPWHPDDYVHRIGRTGRAGAKGRAFTFVSNEDAEAIANVEKLTGSKIPVFGKSDVRVELIDPAASKKDASEKPERKARGERKPRKPVEESKAEAQSVSEAPSKSEEKSEPRPKPARKAAEKAQPQKVERPKKPHKGAAKGESSDPGEWNGPVPGFLEVSAG, encoded by the coding sequence ATGAACTTCGCCGATCTCGGCCTTTCACCTGACCTGCTTAAAGCCGTTGCAGACGCCGGCTATAGCGAACCCACGCCTATCCAGGCGCAGGCCATTCCGCCTATCCTGATGATGAAAGACATCATCGGGATTGCTCAGACGGGTACAGGTAAAACCGCCAGTTTCGTTCTTCCGATGATTGACGTCATGGCCAGTGGTCGGCGCCGTGCGCTCATGCCGCGCTCGCTGATCTTGGCGCCTACGCGCGAACTTGCTGCGCAGGTTGCTGAAAACTTCGAGAAGTATGGCAAGAATCACGATCTCAAACTGGCGCTGCTGATTGGCGGCGTGCAGATGGGCGACCAGGTCAAGGCTCTGAACGAAGGCGTGGACGTGCTTATCGCGACGCCGGGCCGCCTGATGGACCTGTTCGAGCGTGGCAAGATCCTGCTCAACGGCTGCGAATTGCTGGTTATCGACGAAGCGGACCGGATGCTCGACATGGGCTTCATCCCGGATATCGAGTTCATCTGTTCCAAATTGCCCGAAACACGGCAGACCATGCTGTTCTCGGCGACGATGCCGCCGCCAATCGAAAAGCTGGCCAAGAAATTCCTCCAGAATCCCAAGCGGATCGAGGTCAGCCGTGCGGCGACGACCAACAAGGACATCACCGCCTTCAAGATCCCGGTTCAAAGCCGTCAGAAGCGTGAGACGCTTCGCTGGTTGCTTAAGAACGATCATGTCGAAACGGCGATCATTTTCGCCAACCGCAAAACCACGGTGCGTGAGCTCAACAAGAGCCTGCAGCAACACGGTTTCTCGAGCAGCGAAATCCACGGTGACATGGATCAGTCGAGCCGCATCAAGGAGCTTGATCGGTTCAAGGCTGGCGAGGTGAATATCCTTGTCGCCAGTGACGTTGCCGCACGCGGTCTCGACGTTAAAGGCGTGAGCCACGTATTCAATTTCGACACGCCCTGGCATCCCGACGATTATGTGCACCGCATTGGCCGTACGGGCAGGGCAGGCGCCAAGGGCCGCGCATTTACATTCGTATCGAATGAGGACGCCGAAGCCATTGCAAACGTCGAAAAGCTGACCGGCAGCAAGATACCGGTGTTCGGAAAGAGCGACGTCCGCGTCGAACTGATCGATCCTGCGGCAAGCAAGAAGGACGCCAGCGAAAAGCCCGAGCGCAAAGCTAGGGGCGAGCGCAAGCCGCGCAAGCCGGTAGAAGAGTCCAAGGCGGAGGCCCAGTCGGTGTCCGAGGCCCCGTCAAAGTCCGAGGAAAAGTCGGAGCCCAGGCCCAAGCCAGCCAGGAAGGCCGCAGAAAAGGCGCAACCTCAGAAGGTGGAACGTCCGAAAAAGCCCCACAAGGGCGCTGCGAAAGGCGAATCCTCTGATCCGGGTGAATGGAACGGTCCTGTGCCCGGGTTCCTGGAAGTTTCGGCAGGTTGA